From a region of the Malania oleifera isolate guangnan ecotype guangnan chromosome 12, ASM2987363v1, whole genome shotgun sequence genome:
- the LOC131144034 gene encoding protein RADIALIS-like 1, with the protein MSQEKYHWVAAGESAPARHESMWTLAEDHVFEEAILLIPAGTPRRWETIAGLLPGKSPMEVKEHYDVVIRTWRETDAAKRVEPPSYATESLPTYVTESAAMLDSMPALSQISVEAKPEQGEDRWKKRTPWTEEVMGGEEHSATGCG; encoded by the coding sequence ATGTCTCAGGAGAAGTACCATTGGGTCGCAGCCGGAGAGTCGGCGCCGGCGAGGCATGAGTCCATGTGGACTCTGGCGGAGGACCACGTGTTTGAGGAAGCCATTCTGCTGATTCCAGCGGGAACGCCGCGCCGGTGGGAGACGATCGCCGGCTTACTCCCTGGAAAGTCGCCCATGGAAGTGAAGGAACACTACGATGTAGTGATTCGCACTTGGAGAGAGACGGACGCGGCCAAAAGAGTCGAGCCGCCGAGTTACGCGACCGAGTCGCTGCCTACTTACGTGACCGAGTCGGCGGCAATGCTGGACTCGATGCCGGCGCTCTCTCAGATTTCGGTCGAGGCCAAGCCGGAGCAGGGCGAGGATCGGTGGAAGAAAAGGACTCCATGGACCGAAGAagtgatgggtggagaggagcactcagCCACTGGTTGtggctga